One stretch of Leadbetterella byssophila DSM 17132 DNA includes these proteins:
- a CDS encoding 4-hydroxyproline epimerase: MKRTFSCIDAHTCGNPVRVVSGGGPFLEGNSMMERRLHFLKEYDWIRKGLMFEPRGHDMMSGSILYPPVDPANDVAVLYIETSGCLPMCGHGTIGTVTIAIEEGLIKPKVPGKLRLEAPAGLVLIDYVQEGDKVKSVKLTNVKSFLAAENLTVECPDLGELTFDVAYGGNFYAIVDPQKNFKGLQEYSADQLISWSRVIRSRINDLYTFVHPEDANIHGCSHIQWTGEVLDPSSTARNAVFYGDKAIDRSPCGTGTSARMAQWHAKGKLKAGDAFIHESIIGSKFTGRIEAEHTDPFGNGKPAITPSIEGWAIVYGYNTIFIDDKDPYAHGFQVL; encoded by the coding sequence ATGAAAAGAACCTTTTCTTGTATAGATGCGCATACCTGTGGAAACCCTGTACGTGTAGTATCCGGAGGAGGACCTTTCCTGGAAGGAAATAGTATGATGGAGCGCAGGCTCCATTTTTTGAAAGAATACGATTGGATTCGCAAAGGCCTCATGTTTGAACCTCGCGGCCATGACATGATGAGTGGAAGTATTCTCTACCCTCCGGTGGATCCAGCAAATGATGTCGCAGTACTTTATATAGAAACGAGTGGTTGTCTTCCTATGTGTGGTCACGGTACTATTGGTACCGTGACCATTGCCATTGAAGAAGGATTAATCAAACCAAAGGTTCCCGGAAAACTACGCTTGGAAGCTCCTGCAGGTTTAGTGCTTATCGACTACGTGCAAGAAGGAGATAAAGTAAAATCTGTTAAGCTTACTAACGTAAAATCATTCCTGGCAGCAGAGAATCTGACGGTAGAATGCCCTGACTTAGGAGAGTTAACTTTTGACGTAGCTTACGGCGGCAATTTCTATGCTATTGTTGATCCTCAAAAGAACTTCAAAGGATTACAGGAGTATTCTGCTGACCAACTGATCTCATGGAGCCGTGTCATTCGTTCCAGAATCAATGATTTATATACCTTCGTCCACCCGGAAGATGCTAACATTCACGGATGTAGTCATATCCAATGGACCGGGGAGGTTTTAGATCCTAGTTCTACTGCAAGAAATGCCGTGTTCTATGGTGACAAAGCTATAGACCGTTCCCCTTGCGGAACAGGAACTTCTGCACGTATGGCGCAGTGGCATGCCAAAGGTAAACTGAAAGCCGGAGATGCCTTCATTCATGAAAGTATCATAGGTTCAAAATTTACTGGTAGAATAGAAGCTGAACATACAGATCCATTTGGAAATGGCAAACCGGCTATTACCCCAAGCATAGAAGGCTGGGCCATAGTTTACGGTTATAATACAATATTTATTGATGACAAAGACCCGTACGCTCACGGGTTCCAAGTACTATAA
- a CDS encoding NAD(P)/FAD-dependent oxidoreductase, giving the protein MNGSVVIVGGGIVGLSSAYYLKKSGWDVSILDKGDFSDNCSYGNAGMLVPSHFTPMAAPGMISQGIKWMFNSRSPFYVKPSLNGSLISWGLKFMKHATDEHVNSSAPYLRDLHLYSSDLYDSLFQELGQSFGLEHKGILMMYKSEKTQEEEIHLAHKAQELGLDVDILDLKKLQALEPDVKLDVLGAVHYKCDGHLYPPALLSSLMKQLKDWGVKFYANEEIVDLVKSGRKVSAVETASGKKFSADQFVFAPGAWLQEISKKAGIKVPLLPGKGYSFMTSAFEGKLQRPSLLLEAKVAVTPMNGQVRIGGTMELAAVNHKINRKRLEGIVRSIPQYYPEYTLPVPDESTVWHGFRPCSPDGLPYLGKAKTQENLIIAGGLGMMGLSLGPAVGKSVCDLLTGTKTATDIRQYDPERFN; this is encoded by the coding sequence ATGAACGGTAGTGTAGTGATCGTTGGAGGTGGAATTGTAGGACTATCCTCTGCTTATTATTTAAAGAAGTCAGGATGGGATGTTTCTATCTTAGACAAAGGAGATTTTTCGGACAATTGTTCCTACGGTAACGCGGGAATGCTTGTCCCTAGCCATTTTACTCCTATGGCTGCCCCTGGTATGATTTCTCAGGGTATCAAATGGATGTTCAACAGCCGCAGTCCTTTTTACGTCAAGCCAAGCTTAAACGGATCTTTGATCTCATGGGGATTGAAGTTTATGAAACATGCTACAGATGAGCACGTAAATTCCTCTGCCCCGTATTTGAGAGATCTACATTTGTATAGCTCAGATTTATACGATTCCCTTTTTCAGGAATTAGGCCAAAGCTTTGGCTTAGAACATAAGGGTATCCTGATGATGTACAAATCAGAAAAAACTCAAGAAGAAGAAATACACCTTGCCCATAAAGCTCAGGAATTAGGTTTAGATGTGGATATCTTGGACCTCAAAAAGCTACAGGCATTAGAACCGGACGTTAAGCTGGATGTTTTAGGCGCAGTACATTACAAATGTGACGGTCACCTTTATCCTCCTGCCCTACTTTCATCATTGATGAAACAACTGAAGGATTGGGGAGTAAAATTCTATGCCAATGAGGAGATTGTAGACTTGGTTAAGTCTGGCAGAAAAGTAAGTGCAGTGGAAACCGCAAGCGGAAAAAAATTCTCTGCAGATCAATTCGTATTTGCTCCAGGTGCCTGGCTTCAAGAGATTTCAAAAAAAGCAGGAATCAAAGTACCTTTACTTCCCGGAAAAGGCTACTCTTTTATGACTTCCGCTTTTGAAGGAAAATTACAGCGCCCATCCCTGCTTCTTGAAGCTAAAGTAGCAGTGACTCCAATGAACGGACAAGTGCGGATTGGAGGAACCATGGAGTTAGCCGCTGTAAACCATAAAATCAACCGAAAAAGACTGGAAGGTATAGTCCGGTCTATCCCACAATACTATCCGGAATATACCCTACCGGTACCGGATGAAAGTACCGTATGGCACGGTTTCAGACCATGTTCACCTGACGGATTACCTTACTTAGGGAAAGCCAAAACCCAGGAAAACCTAATTATTGCCGGAGGATTAGGTATGATGGGATTAAGTTTAGGTCCAGCAGTAGGTAAAAGCGTTTGTGATCTCTTGACTGGAACGAAAACGGCGACTGACATCCGTCAATATGACCCAGAAAGATTTAACTAA
- a CDS encoding DUF885 family protein gives MKKNLLTVLLAVSLIPSAFAQDKASMYEQASETSGLVVQYTQDSRAVNTFYGVTVGGFRTVANSPDQRERMMALNKEYLQKLEKVNVPKISVDGQVDYILLKRKIEENQNVLQKEAALYKEIESYLPFAETIYKYEKIRRRGGTVDGKEVATAFNQASKDLEAIKSTVEKGGKIQETKANYTADMVASLKARLKNVYDFYNGYDPLFTWWVPTTYKKLDEQLTAYEKLIRSKSDAKPMNDGSGIGGLPVGREELQRQLNLEMISYTPEELIRLADQEFAWCEAELLKASREMGFGDDWKAAQEKVKNSYVPAGEQPELIIKLYNDAQEFINKHKLIDAPALSHETWGMQMMSPERQLVSPFFLGGRDIIISYPTNTMEHDHKMMSMRGNNPYFSRGTVQHELVPGHHLQYFMNSRYRAYRREAFSTPFSTEGWTLYWELLLYEKGFAKTPEERIGMLFWRMHRCARITFSLKYHLGEWTPQQCVDYLVNRVGHEYSNAHAEVKRSFEGSYPPLYQLAYLVGGLQLFSIKNEFVNSGKMTHAEFHDKVIKLNHMPMEMIRASLLGKSLPADYKPNWKFYTFK, from the coding sequence ATGAAAAAAAATCTCCTTACGGTACTTCTCGCCGTGTCGCTTATCCCGAGCGCGTTCGCACAGGACAAAGCTTCCATGTACGAGCAAGCCAGTGAAACCTCCGGTCTGGTGGTGCAGTACACCCAAGACTCCCGCGCAGTAAACACCTTTTATGGGGTTACGGTGGGCGGATTTCGTACAGTAGCAAATTCTCCTGACCAAAGAGAAAGGATGATGGCTCTTAATAAAGAGTATCTCCAGAAATTGGAAAAAGTGAATGTGCCAAAGATCAGTGTGGACGGACAAGTTGACTACATTCTATTGAAAAGAAAAATAGAAGAGAATCAAAATGTACTCCAAAAAGAAGCTGCTCTTTACAAAGAGATCGAATCGTATCTTCCATTTGCTGAAACCATCTACAAATACGAGAAGATCCGCAGAAGAGGAGGTACAGTAGACGGCAAAGAAGTGGCTACTGCCTTTAACCAAGCTTCTAAAGATTTGGAGGCCATCAAAAGTACCGTAGAAAAAGGAGGAAAGATCCAGGAGACCAAAGCTAACTATACTGCTGATATGGTTGCATCTCTAAAAGCTCGCCTAAAAAACGTTTATGACTTCTATAATGGTTACGACCCCTTATTTACATGGTGGGTACCTACTACATATAAGAAGTTAGACGAGCAATTGACCGCTTATGAAAAACTAATTCGTTCAAAGAGCGACGCTAAGCCTATGAACGATGGAAGTGGTATTGGAGGTCTGCCTGTAGGAAGGGAAGAACTTCAGCGTCAATTGAACCTAGAAATGATCTCCTACACTCCGGAAGAATTGATCCGTTTGGCTGATCAGGAATTTGCCTGGTGTGAAGCGGAACTATTGAAAGCTTCTAGAGAGATGGGATTTGGTGACGACTGGAAGGCTGCACAAGAGAAAGTGAAAAACTCTTATGTACCTGCAGGGGAGCAACCGGAATTGATCATCAAACTTTATAATGATGCTCAGGAATTCATCAATAAACACAAATTGATAGATGCACCTGCACTTTCTCACGAAACTTGGGGAATGCAGATGATGAGCCCCGAGCGCCAGTTGGTAAGTCCATTCTTCTTGGGTGGTAGAGATATTATCATCTCTTATCCAACGAATACCATGGAGCATGACCATAAAATGATGAGTATGCGTGGAAATAACCCTTACTTCTCAAGAGGTACGGTTCAACATGAACTTGTTCCGGGTCACCACCTACAATATTTCATGAACAGCCGCTATCGTGCATATAGAAGAGAAGCTTTCTCTACTCCATTCTCCACAGAGGGTTGGACGCTTTATTGGGAACTTCTTCTATATGAAAAAGGCTTCGCAAAAACGCCTGAAGAGAGAATAGGTATGCTATTCTGGAGAATGCACCGTTGTGCTAGGATCACTTTCTCTTTGAAATATCATTTAGGAGAATGGACACCTCAACAATGCGTGGATTATCTGGTTAACCGTGTAGGTCACGAATATTCAAATGCTCACGCTGAAGTGAAGCGCTCTTTTGAGGGAAGTTACCCTCCGCTATATCAGTTGGCTTACCTTGTAGGTGGATTACAACTATTCAGTATCAAGAATGAGTTTGTGAATTCTGGAAAGATGACGCATGCTGAGTTCCATGACAAAGTGATCAAATTGAACCACATGCCTATGGAAATGATCAGAGCATCACTACTAGGAAAATCACTGCCTGCAGACTACAAACCGAACTGGAAGTTCTACACTTTCAAATAA